Below is a window of Onychostoma macrolepis isolate SWU-2019 chromosome 06, ASM1243209v1, whole genome shotgun sequence DNA.
AATCTGAACTGCAGCACTGAGATCTTAATGGAGTCCGTGACGCAGCTGAAAGACATCAACACTCAAAAGAAAGGTCTTCTGTATGGAGTGCCCATCAGCATCAAGGACAATGTCGCATATGAGGTGAATACGATGGTTAGACAGGTTCAGAGAAGTGTCTTCCTGTTTGCGGTGAATGAAACGTCGTGTTTGTGTGAGCAGGGTCATGACGCTTCCTGTGGTGTGGTGAGTAAGTTGGATCAGCCTGAGCCTGGGGACAGTGTGGTGGTTACAGTGCTGAAGAAGCACGGCGCGATCCCATTCATCAAGACCAACATACCACAAAGTCTTCTCAAGTGAGTAAACACTGTATCATTGAAAATGGGAATACCTGGTAATATCAAATTATTTGCAGGCCAAGAAGAGTCATGAAAATTAATCTTTAGCCAGCAAGAGTGTATGAAGAGACCATGCAGTTAGTAGCTCATTCACTGGAGCCTGTATTCATGAAATCCAACTGTTTACCtcacaaatcaatttatttgttACTATTTTGAAACAATTTATCTTATGAACGGTGACATGCAGCCCAAGGGCAAACATTACTGTAACTACTTTGCTGATTCTAAAAGTACCGGTCTAATGTACCAGTACTTCAGTTCTCTCCTGCAGACTTCAGTAAACAGAACAGATTTTTATTGGCATCTGTTAAACTTATGGTATTATGACATTATGGGCTGGTACACGCGAATGTATAAGATCTAAGGTGTAACTTATGCTGAAACCATGATTTTCCCAAGATAAGACCCCTGTACAGTACAtataaaaccagtcataaacACCTGGGGCTCCACaatcattatacattttatgagAGGTAAAAGTTGATTATAATGAACTCGATCACAAATGCCAAGTTTCAGGGGTCAGCTAGAGTAGTACAGATGTTAGAGCAGAAATATAAATGCGTAGGTGTGTctttagccgtttcttgaaggTTGTGATGGTCTCAGCAGATCAGGTGGAGATTAGAAGCTTGTTCCACCACTGAAGAACAGAGAGAGTGAAGGTTCTGGAAAGCTACTTACCAACCCTAACCCTCTGTATTTGTATCTACTGTAGTTATGACTGCAGTAACCCCATTTATGGGCAAACCTTGAACCCCTGTAACCTTCAGAAGACCCCTGGTGGTTCATCCGGAGGAGAGGGAGCTCTGATTGGCGGAGGCGGCTCCATCCTGGGCCTAGGCACTGACATTGGTGGGAGCATTCGTATCCCAGCATCCTTCTGTGGGATTTGTGGATTTAAGCCCACAGCAAGGAGGCTAAGGTACGTATGCATCTTTCAATGTGAGGTTACTGTATGTGGTGAGGAAAAGTTTCATATTTCAAAGCAAAGGGTCCACAGTAGGTTTTGGAAGTGTGATGTGttgtagatatttattttttttaaatgaagaacACGGTCAGAGACAGAGTCTTTTGAGATTTTATTCTTGCAAGAAAGTCAGTGAGCTCCGCCATATGTGTGACAAAAATAAGTGAGCATGCTTCTCTGCTTTTATACCCTTTTGCCCTACTGTTTTCAATAGCTGTCTCCCAATATTACCATATATAGCTAAGAAAGCGTGATAAGCACTTGATATGTTTCACTCCTCACATAGCATCTTCCCGAAATCCTCAtgatatactgttttttttttttttaagcaaacaaGAACAAGCAGGTCATCGTGACATCTTCTCATATTCAGGCAGAAGCAGGCCTCACTCTCAAACACTCATATACCAGTTCATAATATCAAAGAAATATTGTAGTAAATATATGgagtaaatatgaataatatgagGTTAATTTACACAGATGCTTCTTACAGTAATTGACAACAAAGGTTTTAAAGATTCTGTCCTACAAATTACCTCTTGAAGAGTTACGTAATTCCCTTGTGTCTTATCAATGTAAATCATAAACATTAATATGTTGAAATATTGCTGTGTGTTCAAACGGTAACAGAGTTAACTATCCTAGTTCTTTTAGCCATCAAAAGCCATGTGCTCAGgtatttattagaaatataatgtaatgcTTGTATTACTACAAATCTCCAGTTTTCAATAATCCGTTGTTTAGTATAGAAAATTAAGGTAACAGGGTTGATCATTTAAGAGAAAAgtctaacaaaataaatattaatgtgatAACACTTTTATAGctacatgtgaccctggaccacaaaaccagtcttaagtgtcaatttttcaaaattgagatttatacatcacctggaagctgaataaataagctttccattaatgtatggtttgttaggattggacaatatttggccgagatacaactatatgaatatctggaatctgagggtgcaaaaaaatctaaatattgagaaattcGCATTTAAAATTGCctaaatgaagttcttggcaatgcatattactaatcaaaaatgaagttttgatatatttacggtaagaaatttacaaaatatcttcatggaacatgatctttacttaatatcctaatgatttttggcataaaataaaaattgataattttgacccatacagtgtatttttggctattgctacaaatataccccagcaacttaaaaTACAGACATAAAACTACTATAAGCATTCTGCATATGAGGTGGTCCCATCGCCGAGAGGCCCAGATGACCTCTTTGACCTCATGGTGAGCCTGAGAGGAGTAAATAGAAGTTAAGCATATGGAGAGAAATCTCACGAATAGGAGAGAGTACGTTTCAATAACAAAATACCTCTTTACTGTCTACTACATGTATATGAtactttatttgatcaattaaaatatAGGAGGTTAAATGCTGATTAATAACTcgattaataataattcaaaaaggatataaattaatatatacttGTATATGAAGGCCGCCATGGATCCAGATTCCACTCCTTCATATATgtgcatatatacagtatatataaaagacAAAATAGTATTATTAACTAGAATGATTCAAAAGTAGCCTAATTGCTAATATATCAAGGGAATCACATTGCTAAATGTTACACAcgtttatttttactttatatgacttatttattttattgtgtatATGTGGCTGAATCTCAGAAAAACATGTCTAGGTCATATTTTCATTGACATATAATGTGGCTTtgtaaaaatgctttattttattcaagCAATACATATTTCTTGTTACCtgtttttgattttggggtgaaacaTTTCCTGTTCTGTATGATCTTGTATGATCTTGACAGATTTATTGAAAGTCGCTTTTCAACTTTCACCTTAATCTACCTgtttttcttgttctttttttttttttttttttaatcatttatatttagCATTCAAGGAATCGGTTCATGCGTCAAAGGCCAGAAATCAGGTGAGCTCATCATGCTGATCTAGTTCTGAATGGTACACTAGAACAGAACATCGTGTACTAGAACAACGTGTAATGTGTGTCGTGTCATTGTAGCATTATGGTGATTTATTTGCAGTGTTGTCCTCTCTTGGCCCTATGGGAAGGGACGTTGAAAGCTTGGCACTGTGCATGCGGGCACTGCTCTGTCAGGACATGTTCTCCTTAGACCCCACCATCCCTCCCATACCATTCAACCAAGAGGTttggcattaaataaaatatcacacACCAGATGTTTGTATTTGTGATGTGTTGTGTGAATGCCGAATCTATGATACTTTGCTTTTGTTAAACAGCTGTATGAGAGCTCAGAGCCCCTGAGGATTGGTTATTATGAGAACGATGGGTACCTGCAGCCATCTCCGAGCATGGCCAGGGCATTCAGGGAGACTAAGGACCTGCTGGAGAGAGCGGGGCACACGGTACACAGACACACCGCATTAACAGTTGTTATGCAATTTAATGCAAACTAATGGCAGCTTGTAGGTAAGAAAGAAAATGCCCTTTTTAAACCACACAACAGTGGTTATGAATTGGTCATGAATAGTTTTCAGTCCACTATAGTGGACACCTCTAAAGGTTAAAAGCTGTGTCAACACGTTATACATGTGTGATAAAGACTTGATAAGCTGGTCTGATGTTCAGGCATGTCGTTCACATTTTAGCTGGTTCCATTCCAACCCCTGCGGCTCTACCATGTCTTCCATGAGTTGATTTTAAGAGGGATCTTGGGTGACGGAGGTCGTGCCCTCCTTAGTCATCTGTACGTCTCTTATCAGCACATTCAGATTTCCATTTAGAAAAACTAGTCTCCGCTTATTGATAGTAACCACGTGTCTGTtgtatattgtgtgtgttttgtgtgcttTCAGGAATGCAGGTCCCATTGACCTGTGTCTCCGCCCTCAGGCCATCATGCTGAGCACTCCGCGCTTCATAAagaagcttgtttctgttgttctCAAGCCTTTTGTAAGTGCTGTAATTGCAGTTGTTTCCTGCTTCTCATATGTATCTAATTAAGCAATGAGTTGTTTTGGAAAGAGGATATTCAACCTAATATGTTTTTCACTGCTCTTTATGTTTGTGCTCTTCAGTATCCACGGTTGTCTGCAACCATAGATGCAAGTATTGGAGTCGGGTCAGTTATAGAGATGCACATTTCACATAGTTATGttgataaatattattttctagaGTGTAATTTATGTTggttacaattacattttttttttttatgtacaatttaaaagttttagaaaaaattgaaatatactACCGCtcaaagtttgggatcagtaaagcagtacttttattttgcaaagatgcattaaattgataaagcaacaataataactTTTGCATAGTTAAAAAAGCAAAAgttaaaaatgctgtttttgtttttgttttttaatttgtattaattaattacaaaatacatttgatcgtgttttacactaaaatatgaagcagcacaactgttttcaacactaatAACactcataaatgtttcttgagaagcaaatcagcatattataatgatttctgaaggatcatgtgacactgaagactggagtaatgatgctgaaaattcagctttgatcacaggaataaactacatttaagagtatattcagatttttaaagttaaattgtaatacattttcacaatattactgtttttgctgtatattgatcaaataagtgcagccttggtgagtagaaacataaaaaaaaaaaaaaacaacaacttagcaatcacaaacttttgaatggaagtgtattttcacccaaaaatgaaaaaaaatatatatattatttacttttaaaatgaattatttactCTTCAAAACCCCAAAAAGGACTTTGATTTAACGTTTTTTACAgcaaacaaaaaacaccataATATATATTCACAGTCTTCAGAAGTCTTCTGACAGCTTTGTGTTTGTGCAGAATTTAAATTAGTTTCTGGGTAAACTGTTCCTTTAGTATAATATATATCAATTAACCCCCTTCTTTTAAGGTCTGTGGCAGATTTGTGGAGACAACATGCAAATATTGAGGTAGTCTTTTATtatattgattatatttttatgatgtgGTTTTTCAATAGCTTTCATCAACACCACTGAAACTGTAGAAATTATTATCAACTTTATTAACGGAACAAGAGCTGGAGGcacaaaatatttaacatttacagaC
It encodes the following:
- the LOC131542535 gene encoding fatty-acid amide hydrolase 1, encoding MDGFDVQQLILDMNMNWTPVIAATVCGAGALYLFLKWRNNQKIQKKILNARKRRDKSFQQAEQAVQQFKTENPDFESSSIVSLSLPELTGKLKDGSLQPDAVLYAFMEKALEVSKNLNCSTEILMESVTQLKDINTQKKGLLYGVPISIKDNVAYEGHDASCGVVSKLDQPEPGDSVVVTVLKKHGAIPFIKTNIPQSLLNYDCSNPIYGQTLNPCNLQKTPGGSSGGEGALIGGGGSILGLGTDIGGSIRIPASFCGICGFKPTARRLSIQGIGSCVKGQKSVLSSLGPMGRDVESLALCMRALLCQDMFSLDPTIPPIPFNQELYESSEPLRIGYYENDGYLQPSPSMARAFRETKDLLERAGHTLVPFQPLRLYHVFHELILRGILGDGGRALLSHLNAGPIDLCLRPQAIMLSTPRFIKKLVSVVLKPFYPRLSATIDASIGVGSVADLWRQHANIEEYIQEVIAEWRRLNVDVLLCPMLGPAYNFHYCGKLNSAASYTSLYNLLNFPAGAVTVSTVTERDEAQLSQYTGAHGDMWDKLFVKAVKGGVGLPVAVQCVSLPWQDEMCLRFMREVEQLTAKSKLTKKH